One window of the Mycoplasmopsis anatis genome contains the following:
- a CDS encoding MSC_0618 family F1-like ATPase beta subunit has protein sequence MSAKITKIWTDVVQVSFTNEQLPKINTLILTEDNKNYLMVKKVLDEKNLLAMIIYNETPFYINQEVKCLNRSFMVPVGQKAKGNVFDFSGKSLNNPTLNNFDYVEMDSTIIKNHNYKYNPEILETGIKAVDFFIPIIKGAKIGIFGGAGVGKTVLMKEIIFNLSKNQEKTSSIFIGSGERSREAIELKDDLEQSNLMNNSILYVSRMNESAGARMSIVPIGITAAEYLRDVEKENVLLFIDNIFRFLQAGNEISASLDKKPSLGGYQSTLNTEISSIENRIFANQNGNITSFQTVFLPMDDLSEPSAVAIFKHLGGNLVLSREVTAKNIFPAIDPLASSSSSIDPMIIGQKHYDAIVETKKILQRYKELEDVILILGIDELDDESKITVKKALQLQNFFSQYFFMTEHFTHEKGVYVKLEDTVDSVIRIINGEFNDVEPERFLYISTVDDLLK, from the coding sequence ATGTCTGCAAAAATAACCAAAATTTGAACTGACGTTGTACAAGTTAGTTTTACAAATGAACAATTACCAAAAATTAATACATTAATTCTTACTGAAGATAACAAAAATTACTTAATGGTTAAAAAAGTTCTTGATGAAAAAAATCTTCTAGCGATGATAATTTATAATGAAACACCATTTTATATTAACCAAGAAGTTAAATGTTTAAATAGATCATTTATGGTACCTGTAGGTCAAAAAGCTAAAGGAAATGTCTTTGATTTTAGCGGTAAGTCACTAAATAATCCAACCTTAAATAATTTTGATTATGTTGAAATGGATTCAACAATTATTAAAAATCACAATTATAAATACAACCCCGAAATTCTTGAAACAGGAATTAAGGCAGTTGACTTCTTTATTCCTATTATCAAAGGTGCTAAAATTGGTATCTTTGGTGGAGCTGGTGTTGGAAAAACAGTTTTAATGAAGGAAATAATTTTTAACCTATCAAAAAATCAAGAAAAAACTAGCTCAATTTTTATCGGTTCTGGAGAACGTTCTCGTGAAGCAATTGAACTTAAAGATGATCTAGAACAATCTAATTTGATGAACAACTCAATTTTATATGTCTCAAGGATGAATGAGTCAGCTGGTGCTAGAATGAGTATTGTTCCAATAGGAATTACTGCTGCTGAATATCTAAGAGACGTTGAAAAAGAAAATGTATTACTTTTTATCGATAATATCTTTCGTTTTCTTCAAGCAGGAAATGAAATTTCGGCTTCTTTAGATAAGAAACCATCACTTGGTGGATATCAATCTACTTTAAACACTGAAATTTCAAGTATTGAAAATAGAATTTTCGCAAACCAAAACGGTAATATTACATCCTTCCAAACAGTTTTCTTACCTATGGATGATCTTTCTGAGCCATCAGCTGTAGCGATATTTAAACACTTAGGTGGTAACTTAGTTCTATCACGTGAAGTTACAGCAAAAAATATCTTCCCTGCAATTGATCCTTTAGCATCTAGTTCTTCAAGTATCGATCCGATGATAATTGGACAAAAACACTATGATGCTATTGTTGAAACTAAAAAAATTCTTCAAAGATATAAAGAACTTGAAGATGTTATATTAATTCTTGGAATTGATGAGCTTGATGATGAAAGTAAAATTACCGTTAAAAAAGCTCTTCAATTGCAAAACTTCTTCTCACAATACTTTTTCATGACTGAACATTTTACTCATGAAAAAGGAGTTTATGTTAAATTAGAGGATACTGTGGATTCGGTTATTAGAATCATTAACGGTGAATTTAATGATGTAGAACCAGAGAGATTTTTATACATTAGCACTGTAGATGATTTGCTTAAGTAA